One part of the Eucalyptus grandis isolate ANBG69807.140 chromosome 10, ASM1654582v1, whole genome shotgun sequence genome encodes these proteins:
- the LOC104421115 gene encoding sedoheptulose-1,7-bisphosphatase, chloroplastic — translation METGVACYARGAFLPAKHSTSLVSPPSLSPSFTSKSLKSSSLFGESLRVGPPRSSLKASKAKNSSLMTRCEIGDSLEEFLNKATPDKGLIRLLVCMGEAIRTISFKVRTASCGGTACVNSFGDEQLAVDMLADKLLFEALQYSHFCKYACSEEVPELQDMGGPVQGGFSVAFDPLDGSSIVDTNFTVGTIFGVWPGDKLTGVTGRDQVAAAMGIYGPRTTYVLALKDCPGTHEFLLLDEGKWQHVKDTTEIGEGKMFSPGNLRATFDNPDYGKLIEYYVKEKYTLRYTGGMVPDVNQIIVKEKGVFTNVVSPSAKAKLRLLFEVAPLGFLIEKAGGFSSDGKQSVLDKVIINLDDRTQVAYGSKNEIIRFEEMLYGSSRLKAGVPVGAAA, via the exons ATGGAGACCGGCGTCGCGTGCTACGCTCGTGGGGCTTTCCTTCCCGCCAAGCATTCCACTTCTCTCGTGTCTCCGCCTTCATTATCTCCATCTTTCACCTCCAAG AGCCTGAAGTCAAGCTCCCTGTTCGGTGAATCGCTGCGAGTGGGGCCGCCGAGGTCGTCCCTCAAGGCCTCCAAGGCGAAGAACTCTTCTCTCATGACAAGATGTGAGATAGGGGATAGCTTG GAAGAATTCCTGAACAAGGCTACTCCAGATAAAGGGCTGATCAGGTTGCTGGTGTGCATGGGTGAAGCGATCAGGACTATTTCTTTCAAAGTCAGGACGGCTTCTTGTGGAGGAACGGCCTGCGTCAACTCCTTCGGGGACGAGCAGCTTGCAGTCGATATGCTTGCTGACAAGCTCCTTTTTGAG GCCCTGCAATACTCACACTTCTGCAAATATGCCTGCTCTGAAGAAGTCCCTGAGCTCCAAGACATGGGAGGCCCAGTCCAAG GTGGGTTCAGCGTTGCCTTCGATCCCCTCGATGGTTCCAGCATCGTCGACACGAACTTCACCGTGGGAACCATCTTTGGGGTCTGGCCTGGAGACAAGTTAACTGGGGTCACTGGAAGAGATCAAGTCGCTGCGGCCATGGGCATCTACGGGCCCCGAACAACATACGTCCTCGCTCTCAAAGACTGCCCCGGGACCCATGAGTTCCTTCTCCTCGACGAAG GAAAGTGGCAACATGTGAAGGACACAACTGAAATTGGTGAAGGAAAGATGTTCTCACCTGGAAACTTGAGAGCCACATTCGACAATCCCGATTACGGCAAG CTAATCGAGTACTATGTCAAAGAGAAATACACATTGAGATACACCGGAGGAATGGTCCCAGATGTCAACCAG ATCATCGTGAAGGAGAAAGGTGTCTTCACCAACGTAGTGTCGCCATCCGCCAAGGCGAAGCTGAGGCTGCTATTCGAAGTGGCTCCGCTCGGCTTCTTGATCGAGAAGGCCGGAGGTTTCAGCAGCGACGGCAAGCAGTCCGTCCTGGACAAGGTGATCATTAACCTGGATGACCGGACTCAAGTCGCCTACGGGTCCAAGAATGAGATCATCCGGTTCGAGGAGATGCTGTACGGGTCGTCCAGGCTTAAGGCGGGGGTGCCCGTCGGAGCCGCAGCTTGA
- the LOC104421111 gene encoding 26S proteasome non-ATPase regulatory subunit 7 homolog A, with translation MDVIKTQQVSSRPIEKVIVHPLVLLSIVDNYNRVAKDTRKRVVGVLLGSSFKGVVDVSNSYAVPFEEDEKDPSIWFLDHNYHEAMFGMFKRINAKEHVVGWYSTGPKLRENDLNIHRLFDDYVPNPVLVIIDVQPKELGIPTKAYCAVEEVKENATQKSQKVFVHVLSEIAAHEVEEIGVEHLLRDVKDTTISTLATEVTGKLTALKGLDARLREIRSYLDLVIENKLPLNHEILYHLQDVFNLLPNLNVAELVKSFAVKTNDMMLVIYLSSLIRSVVALHNLINNKILNKEHEKAEDSKPVVVPAAAGS, from the exons ATGGACGTTATCAAGACGCAGCAGGTGTCCTCGCGGCCGATCGAGAAGGTGATCGTCCACCCCCTCGTCCTCCTCAGCATCGTCGACAACTACAACAGGGTCGCCAAGGACACCCGCAAGCGCGTCGTCGGCGTCTTGCTCGGGAGCTCCTTCAAGGGCGTCGTCGACGTCTCCAACAGCTACGCAG TACCGTTTGAGGAAGATGAGAAGGATCCAAGCATCTGGTTTCTCGACCACAATTACCATGAAGCAATGTTTGGCATGTTCAAGAGAATAAATG CCAAGGAGCATGTTGTGGGGTGGTACAGCACTGGTCCGAAATTGCGAGAGAATGACCTCAATATACACAGACTATTTGATGA CTATGTCCCTAATCCTGTGTTGGTCATAATTGATGTTCAACCCAAAGAGCTAGGTATACCAACCAAAGCATACTGTGCTGTTGAAGAGGTTAAAGAG AATGCCACACAGAAGAGCCAGAAGGTGTTTGTGCATGTACTTTCAGAAATTGCTGCTCATGAAGTTGAGGAGATAG GTGTTGAGCACTTGCTTAGGGATGTGAAGGATACAACTATCAGCACACTTGCCACAGAG GTTACTGGAAAACTTACTGCATTGAAGGGGTTGGATGCGCGGCTTCGAGAGATAAGGAGTTATCTCGATCTTGTTATTGAAAACAAGCTTCCATTAAACCATGAGATTTTGTACCATTTACAG GATGTGTTCAACTTACTTCCAAACCTCAATGTGGCTGAACTGGTCAAGTCTTTTGCTG TGAAAACAAATGATATGATGCTGGTGATATATCTTTCTTCCCTCATTCGCAGTGTAGTTGCTCTCCACAACTTGATTAACAATAAG ATTCTGAACAAAGAACATGAGAAGGCGGAAGACTCCAAGCCTGTTGTTGTTCCCGCTGCTGCGGGAAGCTGA
- the LOC104421112 gene encoding LOW QUALITY PROTEIN: uncharacterized acetyltransferase At3g50280 (The sequence of the model RefSeq protein was modified relative to this genomic sequence to represent the inferred CDS: inserted 3 bases in 2 codons), with protein sequence MDFSSSSSSTVVVAAAPAATTTTLVSKCRVYPSQASAMDDLKLSVSDLPMLSCHYIQKGVLLLRPPFPIQSLLSLLKLSLSCTLSLFPPLAGRFSTAPSGHILISCNDEGVDFIHASAGDLLVADLLAPSRVPDRFKSFFPMDRTVSYRGHWDPILAVQVTELRDGVFIGCAANHAVMDGTSFWNFFNTFAEVSRIGERRFSRAPDFRRESVLISDAVLRIPEGGPRVTFNEDEPLSERIFSFSREAILRLKAKANERKWSESEDGDVNAVEIMGKQLHDPHVTSGNVKPTPSFHEGWFARPRGGAETRVETAEISSFQALSALLWRSVTRARKLHASKTTTFRMAVNCRHRLEPRLDAHYFGNAIQSVPTXAAAGEVLSRDLRWCAERLNRAVAAHGDSAVRXAVKDWEGEPRLFPLGNADGASITMGSSPRFPMYDNDFGWGRPVAVRSGRANKFDGKISAFPGRDGGGSVDLEVLLAPGTMDGIEGDVEFMQYVSQRC encoded by the exons atggatttttcttcttcttcctcctccaccgtcgtcgtcgccgccgcccccgccgccaccaccaccactctGGTGTCGAAATGCAGGGTGTACCCGTCGCAGGCGTCCGCCATGGACGACCTCAAGCTCTCCGTCTCCGACCTCCCCATGCTCTCCTGCCACTACATCCAGAAGGGGGTCCTCCTCCTGCGGCCCCCCTTCCCCATCCAgtccctcctctccctcctcaaGCTCTCCCTCTCCTGcaccctctccctcttccctccCCTCGCCGGCCGCTTCTCCACCGCCCCCTCCGGCCACATCCTCATCTCCTGCAACGACGAGGGGGTGGACTTCATCCACGCCTCGGCCGGCGACCTCCTCGTCGCCGACCTCCTCGCGCCGTCCCGCGTCCCCGACCGCTTCAAGTCTTTCTTCCCGATGGACCGCACGGTGAGCTACCGGGGCCACTGGGATCCGATCCTGGCCGTCCAGGTGACGGAGCTGCGGGACGGCGTCTTCATCGGCTGCGCCGCGAACCACGCCGTCATGGACGGGACCTCGTTCTGGAACTTCTTCAACACCTTCGCTGAGGTCTCGCGGATCGGCGAGCGGAGGTTCTCGAGGGCCCCGGACTTCCGCCGGGAGTCGGTTCTGATTTCGGACGCCGTGCTCAGGATCCCCGAGGGCGGCCCGAGGGTGACGTTCAACGAGGACGAGCCGCTGAGCGAGAGGATCTTCAGCTTCAGCCGGGAAGCGATCTTGCGGCTCAAAGCCAAAGCCAACGAAAGGAAGTGGAGCGAATCCGAGGATGGCGACGTCAACGCTGTGGAGATCATGGGGAAGCAATTGCACGACCCGCACGTGACCAGCGGTAACGTGAAGCCGACGCCGTCGTTCCACGAGGGCTGGTTCGCCAGGCCACGTGGCGGGGCGGAGACGCGCGTCGAGACGGCGGAGATCTCGTCGTTCCAGGCGCTGTCCGCGCTGCTGTGGAGGTCCGTGACGCGCGCGAGGAAGCTCCACGCGTCGAAGACGACCACGTTCCGGATGGCGGTGAACTGCCGCCACAGGCTGGAGCCGCGGCTGGACGCGCACTACTTCGGGAACGCGATCCAGAGCGTCCCGAC cgcggcggcgggggaggtgCTGTCGCGGGACCTGCGGTGGTGCGCGGAGAGGCTGAACAGGGCGGTGGCGGCGCACGGGGACTCGGCGGTGC GGGCGGTGAAGGACTGGGAGGGGGAGCCGCGGCTGTTCCCGCTGGGGAACGCGGACGGCGCGTCGATCACGATGGGGAGCTCGCCGCGGTTCCCGATGTACGACAACGACTTCGGGTGGGGGAGGCCGGTGGCGGTGCGGAGCGGGAGGGCGAACAAGTTCGACGGGAAGATATCGGCATTCCCGGGGAGGGACGGCGGCGGGAGCGTCGACCTGGAGGTGCTGCTGGCGCCGGGGACGATGGACGGGATCGAGGGCGACGTCGAGTTCATGCAGTACGTGTCGCAGCGCTGCTGA
- the LOC104421114 gene encoding formin-like protein 20 has translation MASSRIPPPSAAAKLLELDLTVVSAKHLKNVNWRSGDLKPYAIFWVDPDRRLATRPDDAGSTRPVWNEQFSIPLPFPALPLPDSAALTLELLRPSGRPHGKIRIKLALHERPAPPPPPPPPQPEYLVPPPPTPPSGYYYGTPPPPAPSRSANLPPPPAPVAVARAVTMPPPPPATVREYRQYSVPAYAAAPPPPGPAQSPPAYSYSYSDAYSGYYPGYYSSAPPPPPPRPFYDRGSGYGGPSSGPSAPVDYTTAYEKQRSGKMGLGAGLAVGAVAGALGGLALEEGLNYEEEKIADRVESDLAARDDYSEYRADY, from the exons ATGGCGTCCTCCCGCATCCCGCCGccgtcggcggcggcgaagcTCCTGGAGCTTGACCTCACCGTCGTGAGCGCCAAGCACCTCAAGAACGTCAACTGGCGGAGCGGCGACCTCAAGCCGTACGCCATCTTCTGGGTGGACCCGGACCGCCGCCTCGCCACCCGGCCCGACGACGCCGGCTCGACCCGCCCCGTCTGGAACGAGCAGTTCTCGATCCCGCTCCCCTTCCCGGCCCTCCCGCTGCCGGACTCCGCCGCCCTCACCCTCGAG CTCCTCCGCCCCTCCGGCCGCCCCCACGGCAAGATCCGGATCAAGCTCGCCCTCCACGAGCGCCCCGCCCCAcccccgccgcctccgccgccgcagccCGAGTACCTCGTCCCGCCTCCGCCGACTCCGCCGTCGGGGTATTACTACGGGACCCCCCCTCCTCCGGCCCCTTCGCGCTCCGCGAATCTGCCCCCGCCGCCGGCCCCGGTCGCTGTGGCGAGGGCCGTGACGATgcccccgccgccgcctgcTACGGTACGTGAGTACAGACAGTATTCTGTTCCGGCCTATGCGGCGGCCCCTCCGCCACCGGGCCCGGCTCAGTCGCCGCCTGCTTATTCGTACTCGTACTCGGATGCCTATTCTGGGTACTATCCGGGGTACTACTCGTCTGCGCCTCCGCCCCCTCCGCCGCGGCCGTTCTATGATCGGGGCTCGGGTTATGGCGGGCCTAGCAGTGGCCCGTCCGCACCTGTCGATTACACGACGGCATATGAGAAACAGAGAAGTGGGAAGATGGGGCTAGGGGCAGGATTGGCTGTGGGAGCGGTTGCTGGAGCGCTGGGTGGGCTGGCATTGGAAGAGGGGTTGAACTACGAGGAAGAGAAGATCGCTGACAGGGTTGAGAGTGACTTGGCTGCAAGGGATGATTATAGTGAGTATCGCGCGGATTACTGA